A stretch of DNA from Zonotrichia leucophrys gambelii isolate GWCS_2022_RI chromosome 28, RI_Zleu_2.0, whole genome shotgun sequence:
ATCTGTAGAAATGGAAGTTATTTACAGGagaagcagaggcaggagctgagctaaCTGAGCAGCTCTTTACTCACTACAGAGCTTCACGTGgcaattccctgctcctgcagatgcTCCAAGATCTGGAGAGAGGATTCACACTTGTCAAGCTCCTTCTGCTGTCACCCTCCAAAGGCTCACTGAGGAGATGTGAAGAGCCCCAAATCACTTCCCTGCTGTGGGAGGCACTAACCGGGTCTGTGGGGGGATCCCTCTTCCCTCACTCATCCTCCTGTCGGAGCCGTAGCCCCCCCAGCTGTCCCGCGAGTGCCGCTCGGGGCCCCCGTGCCGCTCGTCGGGGTAGTGCTGCAAGGCAAGCAGGACACGGTCACAGACACCAGCACGGCCTTTCTGCTGGTGGGAGAGCCTCAATGAGGCTTGTGGGACTCCAGGTGGCTCTTCAAAAATCATCCAAGGcattacagcagtccagggtggtgggtgacagagctgcagctgcagccatgcctggagtcccacatccctcattcaggGCCTTACTAATGGTGCCCCGCATTGGGCGCCACTGTAAGAGCCAAActcagggatgtgggactccaggcagctcctcaaaatgcagtttattgtatccaagacattacagcagtccagggtggtgggtgacagagcctgtgcccacagctgtcagctccaccTGCCTGGAGACCTGCATCCCTTTCAGGCTCTTTCTAATGGTGCCTCACGTTGGGCGCCACTGTAAGAGCCTAAATcagagatgtgggactccaggcagcttttcaaaatgcaatttattgtaTCTGAGACATTACAGGgtcatgggtgacagagcctgtgcctacagctgtcagctccagctgcaggcaggcctggagtcccacatccctcattcaggGACTTACTAATGgtgccccacgttgggcgccactGTAAGAGCCtaaatgagagatgtgggactccaggggctcttcaaaatgcaatttattgtaTCTGAGACATTACAGCAGTCCAGGCTTGTGGGTGacacagcctgtgcccacagctgtcagctccagctgcaggcaggcctggagacctGCATCCCTTTTCAGGCTCTTATTGATGGTGCCTCACGTTGGGCGCCACTGTAAGAGCCAAAATCAGtgatgtgggactccaggcagctcttcaaaattcagtttattgtatccaagacattacagcagtccagggtggtgggtgacagagcctgtgcctacagctgtcagctccagctgcacacaggcCTGGAGACCCGCATCCCTCATTAAGGCTCTTTTTGATGGCACTGCACGTTGGGCGCCACTGTAAGAGCCCAAATGAGAGATGAGGCCAGGggctcttcaaaatgcaatttattgtaTCTGGGACATTACAGCAGTCCAGGCTTGTGGGTGACACAGCCTGTGACACATCtatcagctccagctgcagccaggcctgcagacctgcatccctcattcaggctcttaccAATCCCTCTTCCTAATGgtgccccacgttgggcgccaccATAACAGCCtaaatgagagatgtgggactccaggggctcctcaaaatgcagtttattacatCTAAGACATTACAGGTCATGGGTGACAagcctgtgccacagctgtcagccccagcagcaggccatgctggagtcccacatccctcattcaggctcttttGATGGCACCGCACGTTGGGCGCCACTGTAACAGCCtgaatgagagatgtgggactccaggggctcttcAAAATCCAGTTTATTGTATCTGAGACATTACAGGgtcatgggtgacagagcctgtgcccacagctgtcagctccagcagcaggcaggcctggagtcccacatccctcattcaggctcttttTGATGGTGCCCCACATTGGGCGCCACTGTAACAGCCtgaatgagagatgtgggagtccaggcagctcttcaaaatgcaatttattgtaTCTGAGAcattacagcagtccagggtggtgggtgacagagcctgtgcctacagctgtcagctcctgctgcacacagcctggAGATCCAatccctcattcaggctcttatTATGGTGCCCCGCTTGGGCACCACTGTGAGAGCCTAATGAAGATGTGGGAGtccaggcagctcttcaaaatgcagtttattgtatccaaatTATAGCATCCAGGattgtgggtgacagagctgtgcccacatctatcagctccagctgcaggcaggcctgcaGACCTGCATCCCTCATTAAGGCTCTTACTTATCTCTCTTGCTAATGgtgccccacgttgggcgccaccATAAGAGCCaaaatgagagatgtgggactccaggcagctcctcaaaatgcagtttattacatCTAAGACATTACAGGgtcatgggtgacagagcctgtgcctacagctgtcagctccagctgcacacaggcCTGGAGACCCCTCAATTTTGGTTACAATGTATTCtacacttttcttttggttacaatgcattatatacttttcttcgCTGAGCATCTTGACACAGTAGAACCAAACTATACCTTAGCTTTTATTTATAGCTTATCATAACTACTgttaattaccatattcatgttgctgttctccaatcactaaaagtcagtacattacagttttaGCTAGAAGttggttttcagttttcttgcagtggatAAGTCTGagactttttttctgcttgcagctttgctgacttgtttgcctgtgctctctttctgctcaGTAAAAACATctttgaggtgggtttatcctttgctctaagccataaaaactcctaactaacacaccctttgcctcttTGGTTATCCAgcaagactggctcagcaattcttttcttctatatcaaaacttgcttccatctctattccttcatcagactctacattaaaaaatctttctgctaagtaTACATATCTGTGAGATTTTCTTGTCACACTTTCATTCTTCTCAACATTCTAGGATTGCAAAAATTTGGCTTTTTGGTAAAAAATTTATAGCTGTCTCATTTTTTCAAGGTTCTGCTGTAGGGCATGGCTCATtccagatgtttatttttcGCTGGTGGGAGAGATCTTTTTTGTTTGCTAAGGTTTTTTAAGGTTTATGTTCTTGGCTTCAGGTTTTAAATTTTCATATTGAATATCTGCTCACTTCCTACCTCTCTTCAGAAATGAAAGGGTTTGAATCTCATTGTGGCATTGATTTTCACACCTGTCCTTTTACAGCCTTGTTTCATTTAGATAAATGTGAGAGAAGGCATCCATTGCCAGCTAAGTAAGTACAGCAGCTCTCTCTTAACCCCTGAGATGGTCAATCAAAAAGCTTTTACTGCCACACACCACCCTGAAAAGATGCTCCCATCACTCACAGGTTTCCCCTTGCCTGTATTTGAGGTTACCACCCCAGCAAGCAGATAAcctaataatttattttatgctcATTAGCACACAAAATTAGTTCTGTTCAAGTATCTCAGCTGAAACGTTTGTGCTGTGTGCACACTGTGTCCTttctgctttggggtttttagctTTCaccttcttttggtttttaactGAAGCAGTAATTTGGTTGTAACATACCTGCCCATCTCGATCTGGAATTCCCCTTGCACAGTCTCTCCtggaacaaaaatgaaaagttttcaGTTGAATCAGCACTGTAATTATAATTCCAGGGTCTGCATGAAATAACACATGAAAAGTTAACTTTCATTAGGCTGTAAATCTGGATGCTAATGTTCAGTGGCAAGATAACTCAAAAGAGTTCATATTTCATAGTATAAAAAGAGATCAAACTAACACCTATCACTGTAATATGGGTAAAAAAAGGCAGCACTGAGGATGGCCAGGTACTCAGTGACACCAAGGGAGAACACTGAGTGAATCTGCCAGTGTCAGAAATGAGTTACaagcaaaaacaaacagcacagtTTTCACCAGAGATCCCTTGAGAGCAAACAGAAATCTCAATGGCACCACACAGAAAGTATTTCCATTCTGTGGTGCTAAAAACCTGCATTAGCCAGGCTGCCAAGATGAAAATAGGGAAAGTTTTAAAGCAAAAGGAAACAGCTAAATCTCAGGGGCTCATAAAGCAACTTCCATAGACCttgagaggagctgctgtatCTCCATCAGCATCATGGCAGACTGCATTAGGACTTGGCAATAATCTTTATGCAGCCTCTATGTCCCTTatagccacatttctcttcacagagaaaagcaaggcacaattcttcccaagaatatttctgagattcatattctctgaacctcagagaaagaaaaaacaattctaaTCTtatttgctgtggctgtgttGTATCAAAGTAcaatgcaatatggagattgtttagccaaagtgatggtgttttggttccttggcctgtcagggccaggtgtgtgtgtgtgtgtgtgtcaggactgtggGCTGGCAGTCGTGAGATTCTGGGCAGTtgtgtgcagagctgagtgcttggcagattcagtttagatataacgtaatataatgtaatatagaatagaataatatagtacaataaaataattaattagccttctgataagatggagaGCTTCTCATCACTCCTCCCTGCCACATGGGTCATCCTGTTTCCATAGTCCCTAACCCACGGAAACAAAGGATTGCAAGCACGTGTGAAATCAGACACGAGAAATGCACAGGAGTGATTCCTTTTACTCTGCTGACACCATCCAAGCCGCTACAAGACACCAAATTTCCCTGAAGACataggaaggagaaggaggagaagcagaagaaggaggagaagcagaaggagaaggagaagaagcagaaggagaagaagcagaagaagaagcaggagcagaagcaggaggagaagcagaagcaggaggagaagcagaagcaggaggagaagcagaagcaggagcagaaggaggagaagcagaaggaggagaagcagaaggaggagaagcagaaggaggagaagcagaagcagcagaagcagaagaagcagaagaagcagaagaagaagcagcagaagcagaagaagcagaagaagcagaagaagcagaagaagcagaagaagcagaagaagcagaagaagcagaagaagcagaagaagcagaagaagcagaagaagcagaagaagaagaagcagcagaagaagaagaagcagaagaagaagaagaagaagaagcagaagaagcagaagaagcagaagaggcAGTGCCTTGCCCACCTGTCCAAGCAGTGCTCCTGGTAGCGGCCGCGGTCGCGGTGGTCGAAGTCGTGGAAGCGATCCTGGCGGCCGAAGTCCGAGTGGTAGCGGTCATCGAGCGCCAGGCGCTTGGCCTCGGGCCAGTAGGGGTCATccctcctgcacacacagggctcacatcagcagcagccccagaaaCACCTCCCCTTTCCTGCTCTCTCAAACCTCAGCCAACCCAGGAATTAAAAATCTATGTGTGTTAAGCAAGGAGTCGCGTTTCGGTTTCAGAGAAAATTTGGTTTGCAAAAAACAGCTTAATTTCAGTATGTGGTGATGTGAGAAGAGAATGAGTATCTTTTCCTTTACCATTTACAGTCGATACAAACAACTCTACTATTCTATTAACTCTATTAGTACTACTCTATTAACTCTAATCGTACTACTCTACTACTACTCCATTAGCACAACTCTACTACTCTATTAACCCTATTATTATGACTTTACTACTACTACTCTATTAACTCTATTATTACTACTCTACTACTACTACTCCATTAGCACAACTCTACTACTCTATTAACCCTATTATTATGACTTTACTACTCCTCCTCTATTATTACAGCTCGACTACTCTATTAACTCTGTTATTGCTACTCTACTACTACTACTCCTCCTCTATTATTACAACTCCATTACTCTATTATTGCTACTCTACTACTACTACTCCTCCTCTATTATTACAGCTCGACTACTCTATTAACTCTGTTATTGCTACTCTACTACTACTCCTCCTCCTCTATTATTACAACTCCATTACTCTATTATTGCTACTCTActactcctcctcctcctctatTATTACAACTCCATTACTCTATTATTGCTACTCTACTACTACTACTCCTCCTCTATTATTACAACTCCATTACTCTATTATTGCTAATCTACTACTACTCCTCCTCTATTATTACAACTCCATTACTCTATTATTGCTACTCTACTACTCCTCCTCCTCTATTATTACAACTCCATTACTCTATTATTGCTACTCTGCTACTCCTCCTCCTCTATTATTACAACTCCATTACTCTATTATTGCTACTCTGCTACTCCTCCTCCTCTATTATTACAACTCCATTACTCTATTATTGCTACTCTGCTACTCCTCCTCCTCTATTATTACAACTCCATTACTCTATTATTGCTACTCTACTACTACTCCTCCTCCTCTATTATTACAACTCCATTACTCTATTATTGCTACTCTACTACTACTACTCCTCCTCTATTATTACAACTCCATTACTCTATTATTGCTACTCTACTACTACTACTCCTCCTCTATTATTACAACTCCATTACTCTATTATTGCTACTCTACTACTACTCCTCCTCCTCTATTATTACAACTCCATTACTCTATTATTGCTACTCTACTACTACTCCTCCTCCTCTATTATTACAACTCCATTACTCTATTATTACTACTCTACTACTACTACTCCTCCTCTATTATTACAACTCCATTACTCTATTATTGCTACTCTACTACTACTACTCCTCCTCTATTATTACAACTCCATTACTCTATTATTGCTACTCTACTACTACTACTCCTCCTCTATTATTACAACTCCATTACTCTATTATTACTACTCTACTACTACTACTCCTCCTCTATTATTACAACTCCATTACTCTATTATTACTATTCTACTCTATTGCTCAAAGAAGTAACAGCTCTAGGTTGTTACTACTCTTGTTCATCCCTCTTTGGGAAAGAAGAGTAGACCCAAACAGGGCTTACAAGTGGACACGCACGGTATTTGCTCTTCTTCAAATTGTTATTAGCGTTAAAAGCAGCAACTACAGAGTCTTTCAGGTGTGAGCCCCCATGAGTGCTTTATCCAGAGGGCTCCCCAGGGGATGTGGCTGAGGAGTTTGGAGCCCCCATGAGTGCTTTATCCAGAGGGCTCCCCAGGGGATGTGGCTGAGGAGTCTGGAGCCCCCATGAGTGCTTTATCCAGAGGGGTCCCCAGGGGATGTGGCTGAGGAGTCTGGAGCCCCCATGAGTGCTTTATCCAGAGGGGTCCCCAGGGGATGTGGCTGAGGAGTCTGGAGCCCCCATGAGTGCTTTATCCAGAGGGGTCCCCAGGGGATGTGGCTGAGGAGTCTGGAGCCCCCATGAGTGCTTTATCCAGAGGGGTCCCCAGGGGATGTGGCTGAGGAGTTTGGAGCCCCCATGAGTGCTTTATCCAGAGGGCTCTCCAGGGGATGTGGCTGAGGAGTTTGGAGCCCCCATGAGTGCTTTATCCAGAGGGCTCCCCAGGGGATGTGGCTGAGGAGTTTGGAGCCCCCATGAGTGCTTTATCCAGAGGGCTCCCCAGGGGATGTGGCTGAGGAGTTTGGAGCCCCCATGAGTGCTTTATCCAGAGGGCTCCCCAGGGGATGTGGCTGAGGAGTCTGgagcccccctgccctgctcctcacctgctgTCAGGATCATAAGGCCTCCTCATGGCGGATCTGCGCTCCTGCTCGTAgcgcagctgctcctgctgccgccgcagctcctccctctccctctggaTCCTCTCCTGCTCGCGCCTCCTCTCCTGCTCGATGTGCAtcctctccctctccagcctctccctctCCAGGCGCTCTCTGTCCAGGCGCTGCCGTTGGAATTCCAGCCGCTCGCgctccctctgcagcctctgtcTCTCGTCGCGTTCATGGATGGCTGCCAGGCGCTGCTCCCGGTCCcgcctctctctctctctgatttCAAAGAGATATTTCGTTTTTAATTGAGATTCTTCAGTCCAAGCTTTACTGCTTCTTTGTTTTTGGTTGtgtttcttgtttggttttgccttttttttttattaagaagTTTCTATGTTCTCCCCCTTCTTGCCAATTAAGTAACAGctcaggggaaaataaaaaactccataaaaatGACAGATGCAAAGGTGAAAAATTCTGCATGAGTAACATAGTATCTACTCTTAGATACTAATAGTAGATAGTACTACTATCTACTCTTAGATACTAATAGTAGATAGTACTACTATCTACTCTTAGATACTAATAGTAGATAGTACTACTATCTACTCTTAGATACTAACAGTAGATAGTACTACTATCTACTCTTAGATACTAATAGTAGATACTACTACTATCTACTTAAGTAGACAGTCAGGTCTGAAAAAGCTTTCAGAGAGTACAGCAAGTCCTAAGACAGAAATCTGATGTAGAAAAAGTATTTACAAGCTTCTGGGGAAAAATCAAGGAAATTCAAATCTAGTCAAGTGGAAGACAAAGCCTGAAAGCACCTATCTTAAGTATCTACTTAAGTAGATAGTCAGGTCTGAAAAAGCTTTCAGAGAGTACAGCAAGTCCTAAGACAGAAATCTGATGTacaacaaatatttaaaagcttCTGGGGCAAAAAAACCAAGTAAGTATCTACTTAAGATATCTACTTAAGTAGATAGTCAGGTCTGAAAAAGCTTTCAGAGAGTACAGCAAGTCCTAAGACAGAAATCTGATCTacaacaaatatttaaaagcttctggggaaaaaaaaaaaatcaagaaaattcaAATCCAGTCAAGTGGAAGACAAAGCCTGAAAGCATCCATGGAAGTCTGATGAGAACACTGATTTCAGCAGTAAAATCCTCCATCACTTGGCATTAATGTCTGTTCTAGCAGTAATCAGTATGAAATCAATCTGAGATAGTAAATAATATGAAATCAATCTGAGATATCACTgttggagcagcacagcactgctttgaacaaaaccacagaaaggtAAGGGAGTTAAAGGTACAGGTAAGAGGtaaaaaatgccatttaacGTTCAGAGGTGCTGGGGACTCACCGGCGCCTCTCCGTCTCCCtgatttctctctccctctgcctctgccGTTCCCGTTCTCGCTGCTCCTTGATTTTATCAAAGGATAAAATatcctgcttttccttgctCTCCGATTTGCGGTCCTGGCTCTTGGTGCTCTGAGATGAATCACAACAAGGCATGAGCTGAACACGGTGCATTTCCTAGGAAACACCTACACTGTGCCAACCTGAACAGAACAGGCTGCCATGCCTTCCCCAGAGGTAAAAACCAGTGGAATTCCAGGGGAAAGTATCCCCAATTTGAGCAGAACTTCAAATATTACAAATAAATACTAGAGGAACACAACCTGACCTGCACAATAACATCCCATACTCAGGGAAACACATCATCCTAAAACCATTTCCATACTGCAACTCTACTTCTTGCACTAGGTAAAAGTATAAAAAAGGTGAAACAGAAGCATTTCCCCTCTGCCACATCATTAAAATCCTGATGCTTTTCCAAAAGGATAATTGTACCAAATTGTACCCCTTCATCTCTGAGCACATAAATCTATTTGACACCTATTTTTACACAAAAGCTTCTCTGGAAGTTGGCCTTACCCTCTCTTTTGATGCAGAAGTTTTCACACTAATAACTGGCTCTCCTTTAGATTTATCCATCACCACTGTCCTCTCTGTTCCTCTGCTtgctagaaaacaaaacagagccaAAAATAAATGGTACAAAAGACATTCAACAATTCTTGCAAGATTCAAAACTGTGAGGATACTAAATagtaaaaagttattttaatgaGGTTTTTAATAACTTATGGAACTTATTCATGATTTAAATGATTTGGCCAACATGAGGATGGGAGCAGTAAATTTATCAAAAATTACAGCAGTATTTTCTGGCAGGGATGACAGCTAAAAGAacacaaatttaatttaattcttctGTCCACAAAATACATTCTTtgccagtttaaaaaaaaagcccaaaaaggAACACAAGCCACATACAGTGTCAGGTCTAAACCCAGTGACAATTCCATAAGAATTATGGAAACTGTTTTAAGTCATTAGAAATTGAAGCCAAAATTTTCAAGGTGTTTTCTGATGTTTGTGTCAGTTTTACTAAGTAAGCTCCTTTTTACTGAATTATCAATCACATCTAATCATGTACAAGTATCCTTGAAAACATTCCTGAAAGACAGCCAGCATCACCTGATTTGCTTGCCCTGGATCTATCAGAAGATCCAGTCTTTTGttcatccttttcttttccttctttttcatctttttctgatttcttaGCATCATCTTTTTTATCgatcttctcctccttcttaATACCAGCAGATCTacaaaaagcaggaaagcaaaatGCCTCTTTCAAAAGCAACAAACCACTTGAAAAACCAATGTTGGAAGTACCACTCACTAACCACACAGTCCACCAGAAAGACTTACTAAATCCTAGAAATATTTGTCAATTAAAAGTAGAGTCCAAGACAGAGCAAGATCAGAGGACAAACAACTGGTAAAAATAATGGTTTATCtataaataatttgatttagCATCTCCTTATGTAGCTAACAAGTTTTTATACTAACACTAAagagctttttatttctgaacaGAGAACCAGTTAAGATGCTCTTACTACTGTAAAACATAAACTTTTGAAGCATTATTCCTATTTCAAATGCAGGATAGAACATTAAATCAAGATTTATTACAGTTATTTGGTTAGATTTGAAATAAGTGGTCTTTAAGTAtcataaaacacaaaacaacactTTACTTCTCAGATTTGGACTCTGCAGAATGGTGCctgtctttttccttccttgtttcaCCTTCCTTTTTGtcagaaggtttttttcctgctggttcATTTTTAGCCTAGAAATTCAGCCAGAAAGAATTCCATAGTCAGAGACAGAGATTAAAACTGCatgcttttatttcaattaCATTGTCATGAAACAGCTGCCACTCACCTTTTCCACAGAAATCATTTTACCATGCAGCTCAGTTCTGTGGAGGTGATTGATGCACTTGGTGGCCTCCTCAGAAGTTGACATTGTCACAAAGCCATAGCAGCGAGCGCCAGGGCTGCGAGCATTTGTCACCACTTTTGCACCAACCACCTTtgggaaaaaccaaaatattctgCGTTTGCAGGTCTGTCAAGAAATAAATTCTAACTTAATGACCATTTCTTAGAAAGATTTGGATGGGAAAGGATTTCTAAAAGGCATTTAGTTCAATCAATGCCCCCTTCAATAATTCATCTTCAAGTTGCTGAGCATGTCAAGGGCTTAAGGCAGATATACACAGAGAAGGGTGAGTGGgattataaaaaacaaaataaaattgaataaaaattaCTACCACTTTGTGGTTTGTTAATTTACATATCCACTACATACCTTTCCATACTTGCTGAAAAGATTCTTCAAATCTGTAGCTCTAGTAGAGGAGGAAAGTCCACTAACCCACAAATTTCTGCCAGAACCACTCCCCACACGGCCTGAGGCACAAGAAACATAAAAAACCACATGAAACACAAATGCAGGAGAACAAAATTCAGAACCCTAACTCCTCCacatttttccttcataaaACTCTCCATAGTAAATGTACATTTGAAAACTCTGAAAAAGTTTGTAGCTACAGATTTTCTTCCTGCACTTCAATCACTTTAAGGAGAATTACAAAGTATCATATgttaaatcacaaaaaaatacttatttaaaacaaacctCAACTCTGTTTGTTAATAATGTTACAGAAGTTACAAAGAACTGATATTTTAGTTATATTTTGAAGGGCTGTGTTACAACTGCACTGAGGGGTCATTGAATTAACAGTCCTCTTTTTTACTCCAGCTCCTTTGAAAAtaaagcccaaaaaaaccccaaacatgcACCTACCTTTCTCATCTTTTGTGACTGCCTTTGTATCTTTGTCTTCAACAGGGCTAAAGACAAAACACCACATTATTCAAGAGATCATATGCAAAAAGACCATTAATTCTAGACAGCACAACTAAAATTGGATACCTACCAGTAAATTAGTTCCAAAATAAACACTATTATTGGCAATTTTCTAGAAGAGTGACAGGAAATAGGGATTTGTACCCCTAAACGGACAATTCTGTTTCCCATTTCTTCCTGGCCAAACCAGCACATTAGATGACAGAAATAAGAGTAATTTGGGGAAAACAACCTTTGAAGGTTGAGGAAGGACAAGAAATCAAACCCACtgttctttaggaaaaaaaaaaatatatctacacatggagaaataaaagagaCCTTTAGGAATAGGCTACAATTTCATCAGTCTCGGAGGCCAATTGAAGGAAACAGCTTATTCGCATCACTTAAGGACCAATGATAAAAGATAGCATCTGGTCTAGAAcggagaaaaaacaaacctcttTTTCTGATCAGCGCCCTCACTGGCTGAGGACTCTTTAGTGGCAGGGGAAGATTCCTCAGAATTAGCTTTGTCTTCTGCTCTCTTGCCATCTTCTTTGCTAGCTCTGGCTTCGGCACCTGCGCCTTTCTCCGCTGCCTCCCCACTAGAGGCTTCCAGGCCTTGGGAGCGTTTGCTACTCTGATCGCTTAGGGTCTCTACCACTACACCTTCAGAGTCCGGGGCCTCTTCCTCGGGGCTCTGTTCACTTGTCTCCCCTTTTGCTACCACTAAACGCTTTGCTTCCTTCCTTGCCAAAGCTTGGGCCGATTTGCTGTCCAAAGCTAAAGCATCTTCCTCCAGCTGAGCGGCAGCGAGAGCGTCCTCTTCCTCAGCCAGCCTCTTGCCTGGCCCCGCGTTACTGGCTTCCTGCGCACGCGGCCGCTCCGCTTCGGGAGGTTGTTCTTCGTTAAGTAGCTC
This window harbors:
- the LOC135458951 gene encoding scaffold attachment factor B1-like, which produces MAESHSPAGLAEAASLAGPGVPGSESESRRRPLSELRVIDLRAELRQRNLDSGGNKSVLMERLRKAIEEEGGNPDEIPVVSENIMKKTPKRSNKGRRADEEGVEDNGLEEDSGDGQDDIEASLDTLQDIDMMDISVLDEAEIDNGNAVDCGDDYSAHNILDSLSDSKENADAEVKEFPDQPTEFAVGNLEASPQFSEIKEESREIPIVMVEFEDVGNSLDASSSELTIIKELEELPLEPENEKILDILGETCKSELLNEEQPPEAERPRAQEASNAGPGKRLAEEEDALAAAQLEEDALALDSKSAQALARKEAKRLVVAKGETSEQSPEEEAPDSEGVVVETLSDQSSKRSQGLEASSGEAAEKGAGAEARASKEDGKRAEDKANSEESSPATKESSASEGADQKKSPVEDKDTKAVTKDEKGRVGSGSGRNLWVSGLSSSTRATDLKNLFSKYGKVVGAKVVTNARSPGARCYGFVTMSTSEEATKCINHLHRTELHGKMISVEKAKNEPAGKKPSDKKEGETRKEKDRHHSAESKSEKSAGIKKEEKIDKKDDAKKSEKDEKEGKEKDEQKTGSSDRSRASKSASRGTERTVVMDKSKGEPVISVKTSASKERSTKSQDRKSESKEKQDILSFDKIKEQRERERQRQREREIRETERRRERERRDREQRLAAIHERDERQRLQRERERLEFQRQRLDRERLERERLERERMHIEQERRREQERIQREREELRRQQEQLRYEQERRSAMRRPYDPDSRRDDPYWPEAKRLALDDRYHSDFGRQDRFHDFDHRDRGRYQEHCLDRRDCARGIPDRDGQHYPDERHGGPERHSRDSWGGYGSDRRMSEGRGIPPQTRDGRDWGDHGRKLEGHQDRTWQGNVDGGVMGRDHERWQGGDRSMPGQSGPGHGMTRGGTSGRGAFSGSQGAAVQGQAVPGVFGGAPRSPRLAEPRFSRRY